A region from the Mya arenaria isolate MELC-2E11 chromosome 2, ASM2691426v1 genome encodes:
- the LOC128224368 gene encoding troponin C-like isoform X2 — MSEFKVSEKQFTDAKQTFHLYLKKGTEEVATKDLDQLFKAMALHIDDDKLKDWADEMDEDATGCIDWAKFKILFERKCKEDEEEKELKEAFRVLDNQKKGVIPVDDLRWILKSLGDDITEEEIDDMIAETDTDGSGTVDYEEFKSLMSSE; from the exons ATg TCGGAATTTAAAGTGTCAGAAAAACAGTTTACGG ATGCGAAACAGACGTTTCACTTGTACCTGAAGAAGGGCACGGAGGAGGTGGCAACCAAAGACCTTGACCAGCTCTTCAAGGCCATGGCGCTCCACATTGACGACGACAAACTCAAGGATTGGGCTGACGAGATGGACGAAGACG CGACTGGTTGCATCGACTGGGCAAAGTTCAAGATCCTGTTTGAGAGGAAGTGTAAGGAGGACGAGGAGGAGAAGGAGCTTAAGGAGGCTTTCCGTGTCCTTGACAACCAGAAGAAGGGTGTCATACCAGTAGACGACCTCCGCTGGATCCTCAAAAGTCTAG GTGACGACATCACGGAGGAGGAGATAGACGACATGATAGCCGAGACTGACACGGACGGAAGTGGCACCGTTGACTACGAAG AATTCAAAAGTTTGATGTCTTCCGAATGA
- the LOC128216196 gene encoding uncharacterized protein LOC128216196, whose product MGNCQSKEISGEVSPEEDTEGCISSEDPPSSPPSEKHLTVHGIESVVRDLHPGQYPRLAPGGIAFQVGGGPGQIPDRIVNRLRRKGGDKTKIGFPHNVRMPLIEINQSFIIYYSEPRHQINSFI is encoded by the exons ATGGGCAACTGTCAGTCTAAGGAAATATCGGGGGAAGTTTCACCTGAAGAGGACACAGAAGGTTGCATTTCATCTGAAGACCCACCTTCTTCACCGCCGAGCGAGAAGCACTTGACAGTCCACGGTATCGAGAGTGTGGTCAGGGACCTGCACCCTG GCCAGTATCCGCGGCTTGCTCCGGGTGGAATCGCGTTCCAGGTTGGCGGGGGACCAGGCCAGATTCCCGACAGGATTGTCAACCGGCTGCGTCGAAAAGGCGGGGATAAAACAAAGATTGGATTTCCACACAACGTACGTATGCCTTTAATCGAAATTaatcaatcatttattatatattatagtgAACCCAGACACCAAATCAACTCTTTCATTTAG
- the LOC128224368 gene encoding troponin C-like isoform X3 — MSEFKVSEKQFTDAKQTFHLYLKKGTEEVATKDLDQLFKAMALHIDDDKLKDWADEMDEDATGCIDWAKFKILFERKCKEDEEEKELKEAFRVLDNQKKGVIPVDDLRWILKSLGDDITEEEIDDMIAETDTDGSGTVDYEEFYTLMMG, encoded by the exons ATg TCGGAATTTAAAGTGTCAGAAAAACAGTTTACGG ATGCGAAACAGACGTTTCACTTGTACCTGAAGAAGGGCACGGAGGAGGTGGCAACCAAAGACCTTGACCAGCTCTTCAAGGCCATGGCGCTCCACATTGACGACGACAAACTCAAGGATTGGGCTGACGAGATGGACGAAGACG CGACTGGTTGCATCGACTGGGCAAAGTTCAAGATCCTGTTTGAGAGGAAGTGTAAGGAGGACGAGGAGGAGAAGGAGCTTAAGGAGGCTTTCCGTGTCCTTGACAACCAGAAGAAGGGTGTCATACCAGTAGACGACCTCCGCTGGATCCTCAAAAGTCTAG GTGACGACATCACGGAGGAGGAGATAGACGACATGATAGCCGAGACTGACACGGACGGAAGTGGCACCGTTGACTACGAAG AGTTTTATACCCTGATGATGGGATAA
- the LOC128224368 gene encoding troponin C-like isoform X1, whose protein sequence is MNRRTSIFQSEFKVSEKQFTDAKQTFHLYLKKGTEEVATKDLDQLFKAMALHIDDDKLKDWADEMDEDATGCIDWAKFKILFERKCKEDEEEKELKEAFRVLDNQKKGVIPVDDLRWILKSLGDDITEEEIDDMIAETDTDGSGTVDYEEFKSLMSSE, encoded by the exons atGAATCGGCGGACTTCTATATTTCAGTCGGAATTTAAAGTGTCAGAAAAACAGTTTACGG ATGCGAAACAGACGTTTCACTTGTACCTGAAGAAGGGCACGGAGGAGGTGGCAACCAAAGACCTTGACCAGCTCTTCAAGGCCATGGCGCTCCACATTGACGACGACAAACTCAAGGATTGGGCTGACGAGATGGACGAAGACG CGACTGGTTGCATCGACTGGGCAAAGTTCAAGATCCTGTTTGAGAGGAAGTGTAAGGAGGACGAGGAGGAGAAGGAGCTTAAGGAGGCTTTCCGTGTCCTTGACAACCAGAAGAAGGGTGTCATACCAGTAGACGACCTCCGCTGGATCCTCAAAAGTCTAG GTGACGACATCACGGAGGAGGAGATAGACGACATGATAGCCGAGACTGACACGGACGGAAGTGGCACCGTTGACTACGAAG AATTCAAAAGTTTGATGTCTTCCGAATGA
- the LOC128218709 gene encoding uncharacterized protein LOC128218709 — protein sequence MGWTCCATSSIAFTFTGLFLMAVGFSIPFWLSYSQPVTENGATRTYNLYMGTWYLMACEKGESNSCSSEPIEPKFNSRLNSLGWDFNGTTAETLAKSGANALGSYVYWWAVQICTTVGLGLVLLAALVLLCCRCAGIHSRGFFVISGLIMLLGSIPSLAISILQPILIALVFSIPGYSVTAETFPWSVLLFGFGSLISIIAAIMVLVVSCKWRDYGEYREQDKESISEDERPVSPSGIEMMSRSQPNYDRPRLPPSNGQRNGYDRRPDYGGFSKSKKYRDPYDDRSRDRDYGRSLDRGSRNQGYEGYDRGHYPPPSYEKSDTGGNSLSASRQDNMYRPYSQYKY from the exons ATGGGGTGGACCTGCTGTGCCACCTCCTCCATCGCCTTCACCTTTACCGGGCTCTTCCTGATGGCCGTGGGCTTCTCCATTCCGTTTTGGCTCAGCTACTCCCAGCCTGTGACAGAAAACGGTGCCACGCGCACCTACAATCTATACATGGGCACGTGGTACCTTATGGCGTGCGAGAAAGGCGAGAGCAACTCGTGCTCCTCCGAGCCCATAGAGCCCAAGTTTAACTCCAGACTCAACTCCTTGGGCTGGGATTTTAACGGGACCACCGCGGAAACACTAGCAAAGTCCGGGGCCAACGCCTTAG GATCGTATGTGTACTGGTGGGCGGTGCAGATATGCACCACTGTCGGGCTTGGCCTCGTCCTCCTCGCGGCCCTCGTGCTCCTCTGTTGCCGCTGCGCCGGCATCCACTCCAGGGGGTTCTTCGTCATTTCCGGTCTCATCATGCTGCTTGGAA GTATTCCTAGTTTGGCGATATCCATCCTTCAGCCTATATTGATCGCGTTGGTGTTCAGTATCCCTGGATACAGCGTGACCGCAGAGACGTTCCCCTGGTCCGTGCTCCTGTTCGGGTTTGGTAGCCTCATCTCCATCATCGCCGCCATCATGGTCCTCGTCGTCTCCTGTAAGTGGCGTGACTACGGGGAATACCGCGAACAAGACAAGGAATCCATTTCCGAGGACGAACGGCCTGTATCCCCTAGTGGTATCGAAATGATGTCACGCTCACAACCAAATTACGACCGACCACGTTTGCCCCCTAGCAACGGCCAACGAAACGGATATGACCGCCGTCCAGACTACGGCGGCTTCTCGAAGTCAAAGAAATACAGAGACCCGTATGATGACAGGTCGCGCGACCGTGACTATGGAAGAAGTTTAGATCGCGGTAGCCGGAACCAGGGGTATGAGGGATATGATAGGGGACACTACCCGCCACCCAGTTATGAGAAGAGTGATACCGGCGGGAACTCGCTCTCCGCCTCCCGACAAGATAATATGTACCGACCATATtcacaatataaatattga
- the LOC128218701 gene encoding uncharacterized protein LOC128218701 → MSRSRHATWSLVVTLVAMFLLVMAYALPFWVNYEYKPEQCTDGFTVRVSVGVWYVMACKDGSRGSCTVRGIRLQKHSNNTFAFQVPGCTTEDVAANVASGLGSYVYWWAVQLTSTFGLGLLLLATLVLLFTRCAGVVSKALNIAMCVLLALGGALTLSVAVLVAVCLAHTFIIPDLQIQPETFPWNALIAAIGGVLAIAGACLTVVTVCLWTETEVKARSDSMEMSEMCHSDGGIYIEPGSGSLPQGVVLYTGRANTPRIPVSEDRYENTTHQRANTDARNDFLSSNPNVYQRNERRPTEHFTSETKESARQYPEPKADYDVGNKYGRTHFSNSKKYKEEDSWTMDTMTTMPTFQGGYSQGRQNPSYSLDGDDYESRSENRQQRGLPRYIIGETGERYNDRSEAGHISDWNANMSTGYK, encoded by the exons ATGTCGCGGTCCCGACACGCCACATGGTCGCTAGTGGTGACTTTGGTAGCCATGTTTCTGCTCGTGATGGCCTACGCTCTCCCGTTCTGGGTGAACTACGAGTACAAGCCCGAGCAGTGCACGGACGGGTTCACGGTCAGGGTTAGTGTTGGGGTCTGGTATGTGATGGCATGCAAGGACGGAAGCCGCGGCTCGTGTACCGTGAGGGGTATCCGGCTACAGAAACACAGCAACAACACTTTCGCCTTCCAGGTACCCGGGTGTACGACTGAGGATGTCGCTGCCAACGTGGCTTCTGGCTTAG GGTCGTATGTGTACTGGTGGGCTGTGCAACTGACTTCGACCTTCGGCCTGGGCCTCCTCCTGCTGGCCACCCTCGTTCTCCTCTTTACAAGGTGTGCGGGCGTAGTCTCAAAAGCGCTCAACATCGCCATGTGTGTGCTCCTCGCATTGGGCG GGGCGCTAACTCTGTCTGTGGCTGTCTTGGTTGCTGTTTGCCTGGCCCATACATTTATCATTCCGGATCTGCAAATACAGCCGGAAACCTTCCCATGGAACGCGCTTATAGCAGCCATAGGCGGGGTGCTCGCAATCGCTGGGGCGTGCCTCACCGTGGTGACCGTGTGTTTATGGACTGAGACTGAGGTGAAAGCAAGATCCGACAGCATGGAAATGTCCGAGATGTGTCACTCAGACGGTGGTATATATATTGAACCCGGAAGTGGTAGCCTCCCTCAGGGCGTTGTGCTCTACACCGGCCGCGCAAACACACCACGTATTCCAGTTTCCGAAGATCGGTATGAGAACACAACACATCAGCGTGCGAATACCGACGCTCGTAATGATTTCCTTTCGTCAAATCCAAACGTTTATCAAAGAAACGAGCGGCGACCTACGGAGCATTTTACATCTGAAACGAAGGAATCGGCAAGGCAATACCCCGAGCCTAAAGCAGACTATGACGTAGGTAACAAATATGGCAGAACACACTTTTCAAACtctaaaaaatacaaagaagAGGACTCTTGGACGATGGATACCATGACAACGATGCCAACCTTCCAAGGCGGCTATAGTCAGGGACGACAAAATCCTTCTTACAGCTTAGATGGTGATGATTATGAATCGAGGAGTGAAAATAGACAACAGCGAGGTCTTCCGAGATACATCATTGGCGAAACAGGTGAGAGATATAACGACAGGAGTGAAGCAGGGCACATAAGCGACTGGAACGCAAACATGTCAACTGGTTACAAATAA
- the LOC128244517 gene encoding F-box only protein 39-like codes for MAAPIEWSELPDIALIYIYYKVADQDRLSMALTCKNWHRLFSSALLWRHRRVVFNSDSAELTAEKEIQFLDKFGHCLNKLSINIGTPNFKTCMAISKAAETYVTRICGRNDIKLRELELESLHLEQNWRFVLSRNRLVTALCRMIRKQRRLQTIYMAGARMRMVDGCRVLEALVKGTNARTITNIYVEDFFETNVIPHRAQRYVSAISKFSSLQYIHINYKYLNGEVLRNFANKLGRKLESLSLILEGDIRGLEIPTDVWVEFAKQCPLAEVGMYLCTTILRGHDLRTPFVRGLPLNNVYLTSWSRADETEFRLAALLRHLGHLYNTSLESFAMFFEQHEHLDVELLFMLRRCRHLQDLSVLASISADTIIDIMNLQHQRLLALKSINLTISGLTDADWARIDAEKERLLATVGDFVYVGPSENDSSDSGSSTITLEDDGDAVHAVEAGDENIDAENAFAVQLNNIEIHIEDEDAIFGPLRNPYHDDDDNFLL; via the exons ATGGCGGCGCCCATTGAATGGAGTGAGCTTCCGGATATTGCCCTGATTTACATCTACTATAAGGTAGCCGATCAAGACAGGTTGAGCATGGCGCTTACTTGTAAGAACTGGCATCGTCTGTTCTCTTCCGCTTTGCTGTGGCGACATCGTAGGGTGGTGTTTAACTCTGATTCCGCTGAACTAACGGcggaaaaagaaatacaatttcTGGACAAGTTTGGACATTGCTTAAACAAATTGTCGATAAATATCGGTACGCCAAATTTCAAGACATGCATGGCCATATCGAAAGCTGCGGAGACGTACGTAACGCGCATATGCGGACGGAACGACATTAAGTTGCGGGAGCTTGAGCTAGAATCACTGCATCTTGAACAGAACTGGCGCTTCGTTCTCTCCAGGAACCGATTGGTTACCGCCCTTTGTCGCATGATCAGGAAACAGCGGAGACTGCAGACAATATACATGGCGGGTGCTCGCATGCGCATGGTGGACGGCTGCCGAGTTCTGGAGGCGCTTGTAAAGGGTACAAACGCGCGGACTATAACAAACATTTACGTGGAAGACTTTTTTGAAACTAACGTTATTCCACACAGAGCACAACGATATGTCTCTGCTATATCTAAATTCTCTTCGCTGCAATACATTCATATTAATTACAAATACCTTAACGGCGAAGTGCTGAGGAACTTTGCAAATAAACTTGGAAGGAAGCTAGAAAGCTTATCCCTGATTCTGGAAGGAGACATCCGAGGTCTTGAGATCCCCACAGATGTGTGGGTGGAGTTCGCAAAGCAATGTCCCCTTGCGGAAGTTGGGATGTATCTCTGCACGACGATTCTCAGGGGCCACGACTTACGGACACCGTTTGTGCGGGGTCTACCCCTGAACAACGTGTACCTGACGTCCTGGTCTCGCGCGGACGAGACTGAGTTCCGGTTGGCGGCCCTGCTGAGACATTTGGGTCACCTGTACAACACTTCTCTAG AGTCGTTCGCCATGTTCTTCGAGCAGCATGAGCACTTGGACGTGGAGCTGTTGTTCATGCTGCGGAGGTGCCGGCACCTTCAGGACCTATCCGTGCTGGCGAGCATTTCCGCCGACACAATCATCGACATCATGAATCTCCAGCACCAGCGGTTACTCG CGTTAAAGTCCATCAATCTGACGATTTCTGGGCTAACAGACGCCGATTGGGCGCGCATCGACGCCGAGAAGGAGCGGTTGCTGGCCACCGTCGGCGATTTTGTCTACGTAGGCCCCAGCGAGAACGATTCCAGCGACAGTGGCAGCAGCACCATCACGCTGGAGGATGACGGTGACGCCGTTCACGCCGTTGAAGCAGGTGATGAAAACATCGATGCTGAGAATGCGTTCGCCGTACAGTTGAACAATATTGAAATTCACATTGAGGATGAAGATGCAATTTTTGGACCTCTAAGAAATCCATACCATGATGATGACGACAATTTTCTATTATGA